The following DNA comes from Desulfovulcanus ferrireducens.
GTGATCATGACACCGGCATTTAAGTTTAAGTTTTTAATGGCGAAATAAAATAAAGGGGTAGCCACCATATCCAGAAAAGTAACATCAACCCCGGTGGAAAGGAGGCCATCCATAAGTCTGTTCTGGTATTCCGGTGAGCTGTGTCTACAATCATGTCCGATTACGGCATGGGTGTAGCCCAGAGATAGAAAATAAGTTCCACAGGCTTTGCCAAGGACTTCTACCCAATCACCATCAAAGTCTTTATTTACAATGCCGCGGATATCGTAAGCGCGAAAAATTTCTCTTTTGATCTCTTTCATTGGGTTCCTCCGGATTTTGAAGTTTGGAGATAAAAGTTGAAGAATATAGTTTCTATTTTTAATTTTATCAATATGGGGAGAATAAAGAAAAGATTTACACTTGTAAAATCTTTTAATAGGAATATAGGTGGTGTTTCTAACGTACGAATATTTAGAGTTTAGAGTTTTTGTTCATGGTAATTATCATTTCATGCTCTAGGCTTTATATTTTGGGGAGGTTGAGTAAGTTTATGAATTGGGATTGGGATAAATTGCAGGAACGGCGGCAGAGACAAAATCCCGGGGGTGGCCCTGGGCCTGATTTTGGAGATTTTAATCAAAAATTGAAGCAGATCAAAGGAATAAAATTGCCCGGGGCCAAGATCGTGGTCCTGGTGGTCATTGTCTTATGGGCCTTAAGCGGTATTTACATCGTTGATCCGGATGAGGTGGGGGTTGTTCAGCGTTTTGGCCAGTTTAACCGCATTACCGGGCCTGGTCCACACTATCACATTCCTTATCCCATTGAAAAGGTGCAAACGCCTAAGGTCACACGAATTAGAAGAGTTGAGATAGGTTTTAGAACTCTGCAGAAAAAGACTACTTTTGCTACCAATCAGTATCGATTGGTTCCTGAAGAGTCTCTCATGCTTACCGGCGATGAGAATATTGTGGATGTGCAGTTTATTGTACAATATCAAATAAAGGATCCAAAAAATTACTTGTTTAACATTTCTCAACCCGTAAAGACGGTCAAAGACGCGGCAGAGGCAGCCATGCGTGAGGTTATTGGGTATAATAAAATAGATTCTGCCCTGACAACTGGGAAATTGTCCATTCAGAATGATACACGGGAGCTTCTACAAAATATTTTGGATCGTTATCATAGCGGTATAAAAGTAGTGGCCGTACAACTGCAAGATGTACATCCGCCCAAGCAGGTAGTTGATGCATTTAAAGACGTGGCCAGTGCTAAAGAGGATAAAAGCAGGTACATTAATGAGGCAGAGGCCTATCGTAATGACCTTCTTCCCAAGACTAGAGGTGAAGTGGCCAGAATCATCAACCAGTCCTTGGCCTACAAGGAGAGTGTTGTACGCAAGGCCAAGGGTGAGGCAGACAGATTCCTCGCTATATTGAAAGAATATAACAAGGCTAAGGATATCACTAAAAAAAGAATATATATTGAAACTATGGAGCAGATATTGTCCAACCCAAGTGTGCGCAAGATGATTATTTCAGACAAGGCCTTACAAAGAGTTGTTCCTTATTTACCTCTAAATATGGAAGGCCTCAAAGGAAAATCAACTTCCCCAAAGGGTAAAAATGTAGGAGGGAAGAAGTAATGCCCTATAAAAAGAGCTCTGTGCTGGCTATAATTTTCATCATCTTGCTTTTAGTTGGTTCGCAGTGTGTGTTTACAGTTGATCAGACTCAGAGGGCCATAGTGCTCCAGCTTGGAAAGCCGGTGGGGTCTGATCTGGGACCCGGCCTGCATTTTAAATTGCCCTTTGTGCAGAATGTTATCTATTTTGATCGCCGGGTTTTGGAATATGATGCCCCGCCAGCAGAAGTTTTAACCAAAGACAAGAAAAATCTTGTGGTTGACAATTATTCCCGGTGGCGGATCAAAGATCCCCTGACTTTTTACCGCAGTGTCCGCACTATTTCCAGCGGTCTCTCTCGTTTGGATGACATAATTTATGCTGAGCTCAGGGTGGCCTTGGGTCAGTACTCGCTTACTGAGGTTGTTTCATCCAAAAGAAGCGAGATAATGAGCCAGGTGACAAAAAAGTGTAATAAACTTCTTCAAGAATATGGTATTGAGATATTGGATGTCCGTATAAAAAGGACTGACCTGCCCCCGGAAAACCAGAGGGCCATATATGGTCGGATGCGAGCGGAAAGAGAGCGCCAGGCCAAGCAATACAGGTCAGAGGGTAGGGAGGAAGCGGTTAAAATTAGAACCACTGCAGATAAAGAACGGACCATTATGATTGCCGAGGCCGTGCGAAAGGCAGAGGTATTGCGTGGACAAGGTGATGCTATAGCCACGGCAATTTATGCCCGGGCTTTGGCTAAGGACCCAAATTTTTATCAGTTTCTGCGCACAATGGAAGCATATAAAAAAGGCGTAAACGATAATACCAGTTTTGTGTTTACTCCGGATAGTGAGTTTTGGAGATTTTTAAATAAAAGTAGATAGGTTAGGAGGGCTGAAGCCCGATTTTTTCGAGGATAATGTTGTATATTCCACAACTTAACAAAACGGAGCTAACATATGCGAGATGATGTTTCTTCTTTGACTTTGTTGGGGAAAAGCAAGACTGAGTATCCAACCCGGGTTGACCCTGGGATTCTGGAGACGTTTCCCAATAGATTCCCGGAAAGAGATTACCTTATTACCTTGATTAGTGATGAGTTCACCTCTCTTTGTCCTATGACTGGCCAGCCAGATTACGGAACAATCATTATAAAATACGTTCCTGATAAAAAATGTATCGAGTCCAAGTCGTTAAAGTTTTATTTGTTTAGCTATCGCCAAGAACCAACCTTTATGGAGACAGTGACCAACCGAATTTTAGATGATCTGGTCAAGGCTTGTGAGCCCCGGCAAATGACAGTTGTGGGAAAATTCAAGGCCAGGGGCGGCATAGTGATTGAGATTGAGGCAAGTTATGTTCGTTCAGATAGCTAGATATTCTCAACGCCTGCATAGATGAGTCTGTGGCAAACCTTGCTTAAGAGAGCAATTTTTCATAACTTTTTTCAATCCTGATTTCTTTCATGCTGGTGCAAGTGCCCGGATTCATCTATAGTTTGCTTGCGGGCAGAGCATAATGGGGTATTTGGGATAAATGAATATTCTTTTATTATCGATAGTTATGGTTAATCTCGCAAAACATTTAGCCCATTCACCCCGATGCTCTGCTTACCCACAAGCTTCGCCAAGATGGCTTACCCAGCCCTTTGCAATGCATTCAAGAAACCAGGATTTCTAATCTGGTAGTCAAAATGGGGTTTGGCCACAGACTCAGATAACCTTCCTTATTAAATGTATAGTGTTTAAGGTTACCTTAGACATTATACATTTATCTTTACTCTTTTATTAAGAATAATGCACTTGGCCTATCACCGATCAACTTGCTTGAAACGATTGCATGTTAGACAATCTCATGGGTGAGTTGAGGCAATAAAAAGCGGAGGACCTTATGATAGAGATGAATTTAGACAATCTGGAACAATTTTTAAACGATATTTTACCAGGTGAAGTAAAACTCACAGGCATAGGAGAGATAGGCTCCTTAGATGAGCAAGGAATGAAGGATTTCGGCTATGGAAAACCGATGCTTATTAGCTATGAGCAGGATGGTCAGGTCAAAGAGGCTGTAATCTCGGCAATGCGCGGGGATAAATATGGGCACCAATTCTACTGGGATCGGGCGGCCATTTTAATGTTTCAGTATGAAACCGGAGGGAAAATGGAGCGGCATGTTCGGCCCATTGCTTTGGGGTATATAAATAAGCAGGGCAAGCTCATTCCGGTCCGTGAGCCAAAAGAATTTGTTATTGTCAATGAAAAGGTCGAGGGCAGAGATTATTTTTTAGACCTGGAGCGAATAAAAAAAGGCGATTTTCGCCCGGAAGATCTTGAATTGGCGAAAAAGTTCGCCAGGTGGCTGGCACGTGTGCATAAAGAAAAGAAAGATGATGTCGATCTTTACCTTCGCCGCGTCAGACAGCTAATTGGCGATTCTGAATGTATTTGGGGACTAATTGATGCTTACCCTTATCCTTATGAGCACTTTAAGGAACAAAGATTTATTGCCCTTGAAAAGAAACTCATTGACTGGCGGTGGAAGCTCCGCAAGTTTACCCATCGATTAAGTGTCGTGCATGGAGACTTTCATCCCTGGAATGTGCTGGTCAGAGAAGGGGGAGAATTTTCTGTTCTGGACAGGAGCCGCGGCGAATGGGGAGAGCCCGCAGATGATGTGTCCACGATGAGTTGCAATTATCTTCTTTATGGCCTCTATGATCAGCCTAAACTTGCTGGTCCATTTGAAAAACTCTATTTGACGTTTTGGGAAGAGTACCTAGAATATACAGGTGATGAGGAAATTTTAAAGGTTATTGCTCCATTCTATGTGTTTCGGGGACTGGTTATTGCTTCACCAGAATGGTATCCCAACCATCCGTTGCAGGTAAGAGAGGGCTTATTTCGGTTTATAGAGAATGTGCTCGAAGACGAGAGTTTTGATTATAGGAATATTAATAAATATATGAGTTGAGTGAGCCGTTGTGCTTGGTGAGCCGTGACCAGTGAGGAGGGAAAAGTAAGAGAGCTTGTGGCCGAACCTTTTTATCAATTTAATTTCTATGGTTTATTCCAGTCTTGGTTTCTTTCATGCTGGTACAAAGACTTGGACCTATCTAAAACTTGCTTGCGGGCAGAGCATAATGGGATATTTCGGGTAAACAAAAGTTTCTTTAATTGTCGATAGTTATGGTCAATGTCGCAAAGTATTTAGCCCATTCATCCCGATGCTCTGCTTATCCACAAGCTTCGTTAAGATTGGGTTACCCAAGCCGTTTGTAATGCATTTCAGAAACCAAGACTTTCAATCAGCGGTTAAAATGAGTTTTGGCCACAGACTCAAGAGCGAACTTCTAATCTTGTAAGGGTAAACATGTTGCAATCTACTCAAAAAAATAATTCAACATCCAACTTCCAACATTCAACATTAAAAGAGGGTTGGGCTGTCTGGTTTGTTGGGCTTCCCGGCTCAGGTAAGAGTAGCATTAGTAAGAGGGCGTACGAATATTTGCGGGATAAGGGTTTGGATGTGCTCCATTTGCAGATGGATGAACGCAGAAAAGTATACTTCCCTAATCCAAAGTACACGCCCGAAGAAAGAAGAAAGGCCTATGAGCTCTTTGCCCTGGAAGCGGCTGATTTGGTTCAAAAAGGGCATGGAGTTATTTTGGATGGTACTGCGCCTAAAGTGGAGATGCGCCGTCTGGCCAGAAATAAGATTGAAAAGTTTGCGGAAATTTATATCTCCTGCTCCCTGCAGACGGCCATGGAAAGGGAGAGCAAAAGGCCTGAAGGACTGGTTATGGCCGGGCTTTATGCCAAGGCCCTGGAGCGGAAAAAGACAGGGAGAGAGTTTCCTGGTTTGGGGCAGGTGATAGGCGTGGATATCCCTTTTGAAGAAGAACCACAGGCTGAGCTTGTGGTGAAAAATGAGGGGATAAGTTTGAGAGAGGCAGTTCAGGAGGTGACTAGGTTTTTAGATGGATGGCTTGGTCTATGAGTAAAAAAATGAAATTTCATATTTTTACTTTTGGCTGTCAGATGAATGTCTGTGATTCTGACTGGTTATGCAGGTCGCTGACAGCCATGGGATTTGAACAAGGCGCGGAAGAGGAAGCAGATCTGTTTCTAATTAATACTTGTAGCGTGCGCGAGAAGCCAGAACAAAAAATATATAGTTTGTTGGGTCGGCTTACATCTTATTGGAAGAAAAACAAGGATGTCTTTGTTGGTGTCGGGGGATGCGTGGCCCAACAGGTGGGCAAAAAATTTTTTCAGCGTTTCCCGCATGTACGTCTGGTTTTTGGTACGGATGGCATTGCTATGGTCCCTCAGACCATTTTAAGGCTTATCAGTGAGCCTGAGCTTAGAGTAAGTCTTCTGGATTTTGAAGACTACTATCCGGAGCGGGAGAATAACTGGCCAGAAAAGATGCCTGCTCAAGCCTATGTAAACATTATGCAGGGTTGTGATAATTTTTGTGC
Coding sequences within:
- the hflK gene encoding FtsH protease activity modulator HflK, which translates into the protein MNWDWDKLQERRQRQNPGGGPGPDFGDFNQKLKQIKGIKLPGAKIVVLVVIVLWALSGIYIVDPDEVGVVQRFGQFNRITGPGPHYHIPYPIEKVQTPKVTRIRRVEIGFRTLQKKTTFATNQYRLVPEESLMLTGDENIVDVQFIVQYQIKDPKNYLFNISQPVKTVKDAAEAAMREVIGYNKIDSALTTGKLSIQNDTRELLQNILDRYHSGIKVVAVQLQDVHPPKQVVDAFKDVASAKEDKSRYINEAEAYRNDLLPKTRGEVARIINQSLAYKESVVRKAKGEADRFLAILKEYNKAKDITKKRIYIETMEQILSNPSVRKMIISDKALQRVVPYLPLNMEGLKGKSTSPKGKNVGGKK
- the hflC gene encoding protease modulator HflC — encoded protein: MPYKKSSVLAIIFIILLLVGSQCVFTVDQTQRAIVLQLGKPVGSDLGPGLHFKLPFVQNVIYFDRRVLEYDAPPAEVLTKDKKNLVVDNYSRWRIKDPLTFYRSVRTISSGLSRLDDIIYAELRVALGQYSLTEVVSSKRSEIMSQVTKKCNKLLQEYGIEILDVRIKRTDLPPENQRAIYGRMRAERERQAKQYRSEGREEAVKIRTTADKERTIMIAEAVRKAEVLRGQGDAIATAIYARALAKDPNFYQFLRTMEAYKKGVNDNTSFVFTPDSEFWRFLNKSR
- the queF gene encoding preQ(1) synthase; the protein is MRDDVSSLTLLGKSKTEYPTRVDPGILETFPNRFPERDYLITLISDEFTSLCPMTGQPDYGTIIIKYVPDKKCIESKSLKFYLFSYRQEPTFMETVTNRILDDLVKACEPRQMTVVGKFKARGGIVIEIEASYVRSDS
- a CDS encoding aminoglycoside phosphotransferase family protein; the encoded protein is MIEMNLDNLEQFLNDILPGEVKLTGIGEIGSLDEQGMKDFGYGKPMLISYEQDGQVKEAVISAMRGDKYGHQFYWDRAAILMFQYETGGKMERHVRPIALGYINKQGKLIPVREPKEFVIVNEKVEGRDYFLDLERIKKGDFRPEDLELAKKFARWLARVHKEKKDDVDLYLRRVRQLIGDSECIWGLIDAYPYPYEHFKEQRFIALEKKLIDWRWKLRKFTHRLSVVHGDFHPWNVLVREGGEFSVLDRSRGEWGEPADDVSTMSCNYLLYGLYDQPKLAGPFEKLYLTFWEEYLEYTGDEEILKVIAPFYVFRGLVIASPEWYPNHPLQVREGLFRFIENVLEDESFDYRNINKYMS
- a CDS encoding adenylyl-sulfate kinase — translated: MLQSTQKNNSTSNFQHSTLKEGWAVWFVGLPGSGKSSISKRAYEYLRDKGLDVLHLQMDERRKVYFPNPKYTPEERRKAYELFALEAADLVQKGHGVILDGTAPKVEMRRLARNKIEKFAEIYISCSLQTAMERESKRPEGLVMAGLYAKALERKKTGREFPGLGQVIGVDIPFEEEPQAELVVKNEGISLREAVQEVTRFLDGWLGL